In Xenorhabdus nematophila ATCC 19061, one DNA window encodes the following:
- a CDS encoding DUF4156 domain-containing protein — MRIKIWLGASVLLLAGCTTNHQLTSAGANVRFVESQPGSECQRLGEVVGTQSNWLNGVSNESSSMRSAANDLRNKAAEIGGNVIYGVNSPSENLLGSFVPLDSKMIGQVYKCP, encoded by the coding sequence ATGCGAATTAAAATTTGGCTTGGTGCGTCAGTATTGTTGCTGGCAGGTTGTACAACAAATCATCAATTAACGTCTGCGGGCGCTAATGTACGTTTTGTGGAAAGCCAGCCGGGCAGTGAATGCCAGCGATTGGGTGAGGTTGTTGGTACTCAGAGTAACTGGCTCAACGGTGTCAGTAATGAAAGCAGTTCTATGCGCAGTGCTGCCAATGATTTACGCAATAAAGCGGCAGAAATTGGTGGAAACGTCATTTATGGCGTGAACAGCCCATCAGAGAATCTGTTGGGCAGTTTTGTTCCTCTTGATAGCAAAATGATTGGTCAGGTCTATAAATGCCCGTAG
- the epmB gene encoding EF-P beta-lysylation protein EpmB, whose product MAHIITHIPPVREVWLKQLADVITDPDELLHLLSLNTHSILKEGHGAKRLFPLRVPRSFAARMKKGDPRDPLLLQVLTAREEFAVTPDFSTDPLDEQRSVVPGLLHKYRNRALLLVKGGCAVNCRYCFRRHFPYEDNKGNKNNWQLALDYIGQHPEIDEIIFSGGDPLMAKDHELDWLISRIESIPHVKRLRIHTRLPVVIPERITLALCNRLAQSHLQVIMVTHINHANEIDNEFRGSMTRLKQAGVTLLNQSVFLRDINDNAETLADLSNVLFDTGILPYYIHVLDKVQGAAHFLVNDEEAKIIMRELLSKVSGYLVPRLTREIGGEPSKTPLDLGLKQS is encoded by the coding sequence ATGGCACATATTATAACCCATATTCCCCCTGTCAGAGAAGTCTGGCTAAAACAACTTGCGGATGTTATTACTGATCCCGATGAATTGTTACACTTATTGTCCCTAAACACGCATTCCATTCTGAAAGAAGGTCATGGAGCAAAGCGGTTGTTTCCTCTGCGTGTGCCAAGATCGTTTGCAGCACGAATGAAAAAGGGTGATCCCCGCGATCCCCTGCTATTGCAGGTTCTGACTGCACGGGAAGAGTTTGCTGTAACGCCGGATTTTTCCACCGATCCACTGGATGAACAGCGCAGTGTCGTTCCCGGCCTATTGCACAAATACCGCAATCGGGCGCTGTTATTAGTCAAAGGGGGATGCGCGGTCAATTGTCGTTATTGCTTCCGCCGTCATTTTCCTTATGAAGATAACAAAGGCAATAAAAATAACTGGCAACTCGCATTGGATTATATCGGGCAACATCCTGAGATTGATGAAATTATCTTCTCCGGAGGTGATCCACTTATGGCAAAAGACCATGAACTGGATTGGTTAATCAGCCGGATTGAATCTATTCCACACGTTAAGCGATTGCGGATCCATACGCGCTTACCGGTTGTGATCCCAGAAAGAATCACGCTTGCACTGTGTAACCGTTTAGCACAGTCCCATTTGCAGGTGATCATGGTGACTCATATTAATCATGCAAATGAAATTGATAATGAGTTCCGGGGAAGTATGACGCGGCTGAAACAGGCTGGTGTGACACTTTTGAATCAAAGTGTATTTCTGCGTGATATCAATGATAATGCAGAGACTCTGGCTGATTTAAGTAATGTGTTATTCGACACGGGCATTTTGCCTTACTACATCCATGTACTGGATAAAGTTCAAGGCGCTGCCCATTTTTTGGTCAATGATGAAGAAGCAAAAATTATCATGCGGGAATTATTGTCGAAAGTATCTGGTTATTTGGTTCCACGCCTGACAAGGGAGATTGGTGGTGAACCAAGTAAGACACCGCTGGATTTAGGATTGAAACAAAGCTAG
- the efp gene encoding elongation factor P yields MATYSTNEFRSGLKIMLDGEPCAILDSEFVKPGKGQAFARVRIRKLISGKLLEKTFKSTDSVESADVMDMNLTYLYNDGEFWHFMNNETFEQLAADEKAVGENAKWLIDQAECILTLWNGRPIAVMPPNFVELEVVETDPGLKGDTAGTGGKPATLSTGAVVKVPLFVQIGEVIKVDTRSNEYVSRVK; encoded by the coding sequence ATGGCTACTTATAGTACCAATGAATTCCGTTCAGGTCTTAAAATCATGTTAGATGGCGAGCCGTGCGCTATTCTGGACAGTGAATTTGTTAAACCAGGTAAAGGTCAGGCATTTGCCCGTGTTCGTATCCGTAAACTGATTTCTGGTAAATTACTGGAAAAAACTTTTAAATCAACAGATTCTGTTGAAAGTGCAGATGTTATGGATATGAACCTGACTTATTTGTATAACGACGGTGAATTCTGGCATTTCATGAACAACGAGACTTTCGAGCAGTTAGCTGCGGATGAGAAAGCCGTTGGTGAAAATGCAAAATGGCTGATCGATCAGGCAGAATGTATTCTGACTCTGTGGAATGGCCGTCCGATTGCGGTAATGCCACCAAACTTCGTTGAGCTGGAAGTGGTTGAGACCGATCCGGGTCTGAAAGGGGATACCGCAGGTACTGGTGGTAAACCAGCAACTTTGAGCACTGGTGCAGTCGTAAAAGTACCTCTGTTTGTACAAATCGGTGAAGTGATTAAAGTTGATACCCGTTCTAATGAATACGTTTCTCGCGTGAAATAA
- the sugE gene encoding quaternary ammonium compound efflux SMR transporter SugE: protein MSWLILLIAGLLEVVWAVGLKYTQGFSRLMPSVITIIAMAASVGLLAYAMKNLPTGTAYAVWTGIGAVGTAIFGIMVLGESANFARVLSLGLIVLGIIGLKLAS from the coding sequence ATGTCTTGGTTGATCCTTCTTATTGCTGGTTTATTGGAAGTCGTTTGGGCGGTAGGCTTAAAATACACCCAAGGTTTTTCACGTTTAATGCCGAGTGTCATTACCATCATAGCGATGGCCGCCAGTGTGGGATTACTGGCTTATGCCATGAAAAATTTACCGACGGGCACTGCATATGCAGTGTGGACAGGTATTGGTGCCGTGGGAACGGCAATTTTCGGCATCATGGTACTGGGAGAATCAGCTAATTTTGCCAGAGTACTGAGTCTGGGGTTAATTGTCTTGGGGATTATCGGCTTGAAGTTGGCGAGCTGA
- a CDS encoding helix-turn-helix domain-containing protein: protein MEKQDWHSADIIAELKKRGTTLSEVSRAAGLASSTLANALQRHWPKGERLIATALELTPEDIWPSRYEGK from the coding sequence ATGGAAAAACAAGACTGGCACTCCGCCGATATTATCGCTGAGTTGAAAAAGCGTGGAACAACATTGTCAGAAGTCTCACGGGCAGCAGGGTTAGCATCATCAACACTTGCCAATGCCTTGCAACGTCACTGGCCAAAAGGCGAGCGTCTTATTGCGACAGCTCTGGAACTCACGCCAGAAGATATCTGGCCTTCACGATATGAAGGAAAATAA
- a CDS encoding helix-turn-helix domain-containing protein — protein sequence MSQEAFADKCGLDRTYVSGIERGVRNPTLEIIYVIANGLQIELNELFDFETISPPL from the coding sequence ATGTCACAGGAAGCTTTTGCCGATAAATGTGGATTGGACAGAACCTATGTCAGCGGTATTGAACGCGGTGTGAGAAATCCTACCTTAGAAATCATTTATGTCATCGCCAATGGATTGCAGATTGAACTCAATGAGTTATTTGATTTTGAAACGATTTCTCCTCCTCTTTAA
- a CDS encoding nucleoside hydrolase, producing the protein MLPKKIILDCDPGHDDAIALLLAHGDPNIELLAVTTVVGNQTLDKVTRNALCIAHIANIHNVPFAAGCHRPLVREIKTAPDIHGESGLDGPILPEPAIKLDARHAVDLIIDIIMENPPKTVTLVPTAGLTNIAMAARKAPYIVERVKEIVLMGGGYHKGNRSAVAEFNIVIDPEAAHIVFNEKWPLTMVGLDLTHQAQAAPDIIEAISQIKTRPAQFVLDALKFYGDRYREHQGFGYPPVHDPCAVAYVIDPTVMTTRKAPIDIELTGALTTGMTVVDFRMPPPEDCHTQVAVTLDHARFWQLIINALKNMGETAS; encoded by the coding sequence ATGCTACCCAAGAAAATTATCCTTGATTGCGATCCCGGGCATGATGATGCCATTGCTCTCTTACTTGCCCACGGAGATCCTAATATTGAGTTGTTGGCAGTTACTACTGTCGTTGGCAACCAAACATTGGACAAAGTCACCCGCAATGCGCTCTGTATTGCCCACATTGCCAATATTCACAATGTTCCCTTTGCAGCAGGATGTCATCGGCCGCTTGTACGGGAGATCAAAACTGCGCCGGATATTCATGGTGAAAGTGGTCTGGATGGCCCTATCTTGCCTGAACCCGCAATAAAGCTGGATGCTCGTCATGCAGTTGATTTAATTATTGATATCATCATGGAAAATCCGCCTAAAACCGTCACCCTGGTTCCGACTGCGGGGTTGACAAATATCGCGATGGCCGCACGCAAAGCACCCTATATTGTTGAGCGGGTCAAGGAAATTGTATTGATGGGAGGCGGGTATCACAAAGGTAACCGGAGCGCTGTTGCTGAATTCAATATAGTTATCGATCCAGAGGCTGCACATATTGTTTTTAATGAGAAATGGCCTCTGACGATGGTCGGTTTAGACCTGACTCACCAAGCTCAAGCAGCGCCTGATATTATTGAGGCAATCAGCCAGATTAAAACGCGCCCTGCTCAATTTGTTTTAGATGCACTGAAATTTTATGGCGACAGATATCGTGAACACCAAGGATTCGGTTACCCTCCCGTACATGATCCCTGCGCAGTTGCTTATGTCATCGATCCTACCGTTATGACGACCCGAAAAGCTCCCATTGATATCGAACTGACAGGGGCCTTAACAACTGGAATGACAGTGGTAGATTTCCGCATGCCTCCACCAGAAGATTGCCATACTCAAGTAGCCGTTACATTGGATCATGCTAGGTTTTGGCAACTCATCATTAATGCCTTAAAAAACATGGGTGAAACAGCTTCCTGA
- a CDS encoding NAD(P)/FAD-dependent oxidoreductase, protein MNNQIDSLTYYAATKKYDLRFPMLTEDLDVDVVIIGGGFSGINTALELAEKGITNIAILEGRTLGYGGTGRNGGQVMTGIGHNIEKIKRHIGEKGLETVFKISSLGAGIIRDRIAKYDIKADFCRGYAYLGWNQRHEKTLQGWLKEFCSALPDEEIELYTGADVKKVIGSDRYTSALKHMGGGHVHSLNLLLGEAKAATEYGIRIFENSQVLNVEYGPRVTVRTAMGSVRANKMLWACDSFLNGLEPTIYRKTINTYAFQLMTEELSDELIERISPIRGAYSNISPIIDYYRVTKENRLLYGSATQFIEYIPSDLKEWNRKIMLKTFPYLKDIKIDLAWGGPMACSANLFPQIGSLPDHKNVFYVQGYSGFGVTPSHIICKVLAEGMSEGSDRYSLLSSIPHLNVIGKDELRNVLLSAGKIWHQVSGYWTGRR, encoded by the coding sequence ATGAATAATCAAATAGATTCATTAACATACTATGCGGCAACTAAAAAATATGATCTTCGCTTTCCAATGCTGACAGAAGATTTGGATGTTGATGTTGTTATCATTGGCGGCGGTTTCTCTGGTATCAATACAGCGTTGGAACTGGCTGAAAAAGGCATCACCAATATTGCTATTCTGGAAGGGCGTACGTTGGGATATGGCGGTACGGGCCGCAATGGTGGTCAAGTGATGACGGGGATTGGTCATAATATAGAGAAGATCAAGCGCCATATTGGTGAAAAAGGTTTAGAAACCGTATTTAAAATCAGTAGCCTGGGGGCAGGGATCATTCGGGATCGGATCGCCAAATATGATATCAAGGCTGATTTTTGCCGTGGTTATGCTTATCTTGGCTGGAACCAACGCCATGAAAAAACATTGCAAGGTTGGCTGAAAGAGTTTTGCTCGGCTTTACCCGATGAAGAAATCGAACTTTATACCGGTGCTGATGTTAAAAAAGTCATCGGTTCAGATCGCTATACCAGTGCATTAAAACATATGGGAGGCGGGCATGTTCATTCACTCAACCTGTTGCTGGGTGAAGCCAAAGCGGCCACAGAATATGGCATCAGAATTTTCGAAAACAGCCAGGTTTTGAATGTGGAGTATGGCCCAAGGGTTACCGTGCGCACAGCAATGGGGTCAGTTCGGGCCAATAAAATGCTGTGGGCATGTGATTCATTCTTAAATGGGCTTGAACCCACTATTTACAGAAAAACGATCAATACCTACGCTTTTCAGCTAATGACAGAAGAACTGTCAGATGAGCTTATCGAAAGGATCAGTCCGATTCGTGGAGCGTACAGCAATATCAGCCCTATCATCGACTACTATCGTGTGACTAAAGAAAATCGCCTGTTATATGGTAGTGCGACACAGTTTATTGAGTATATACCTTCCGATTTAAAAGAATGGAATCGCAAAATTATGCTGAAAACCTTCCCTTATCTGAAAGATATAAAGATAGATCTGGCATGGGGCGGACCAATGGCTTGCAGTGCTAACCTATTCCCACAAATTGGCTCTCTGCCTGACCATAAGAATGTGTTCTATGTTCAGGGATATTCGGGTTTTGGTGTGACACCGAGCCACATTATCTGCAAGGTTTTGGCTGAAGGTATGAGCGAAGGATCTGATCGTTACTCGTTGTTAAGTTCGATTCCGCATCTCAATGTTATCGGGAAAGATGAATTGAGAAATGTCCTTTTATCTGCCGGCAAGATTTGGCACCAGGTTTCAGGTTATTGGACGGGACGTCGTTAA
- a CDS encoding cupin domain-containing protein, which yields MIKPLMLDKALPELMPIGSVTNLGSVVVEGDPQASGAMIHGEPTDNLTCGIFACTKGKFKMTYPFDEMATVHEGSVKLTDIKTGVTVEYHKGDSWFTAKGTEVLWDITGERFVKHYMACINGQISG from the coding sequence ATGATAAAACCATTGATGTTAGATAAAGCACTTCCTGAATTAATGCCCATCGGCAGTGTCACCAATCTTGGTTCTGTTGTAGTGGAAGGTGACCCACAGGCGAGTGGAGCTATGATCCACGGAGAACCAACGGATAATTTGACTTGCGGCATTTTTGCCTGCACTAAAGGTAAATTCAAAATGACTTATCCCTTTGATGAAATGGCAACAGTGCATGAGGGATCAGTGAAATTGACTGATATCAAAACAGGTGTGACGGTTGAATACCACAAAGGTGACTCGTGGTTTACGGCGAAAGGCACTGAAGTATTATGGGATATCACGGGTGAGCGCTTCGTCAAACATTATATGGCCTGTATAAATGGGCAAATATCTGGCTAG
- a CDS encoding aldehyde dehydrogenase family protein — protein sequence MSEINLLGSVTAFLQRTHGHYINGVSVPGQGNETFSVVNPASGETIATVNQGEEADINQAMQAASDAFHGAWARTSPLERGNCLNRLADLLQENGEELAQLESLCSGKPIQLSRMLEVGASADYLRYFAGWSSKISGETLNVSLPSLKGEKYTAFTRREPIGVVVGIIPWNFSIMIAIWKLGAALASGCTIVLKPSEYTPLIILRVAELAKEAGIPDGVINIINGSGSRVGSALISHPQCSKVTFTGSVPTGMIVGKSALEQGLKHTTLELGGKNAAAFLSDMTVEKIVDGILEAGYVYQGQICAAAERFYIPSIHMDAVLELLSERLSAMKIGSPLDESTEMGPLANKQHYEKILSLFEQARQDGCEIVYGGYALEGAGFFVAPTIVRANSPEDTLMKEETFGPIGTFLSYDDEEELIGMMNSTPFGLSASLWTNDLSKAMRMIPRIESGILWINMHTYLDPSVPFGGMKSSGIGREFGSAFIEHYTELKSVMMRY from the coding sequence ATGAGTGAAATTAATTTGCTGGGATCCGTTACGGCTTTTCTGCAACGTACTCACGGTCATTATATTAATGGAGTCTCTGTTCCTGGTCAGGGAAATGAAACTTTCTCTGTCGTTAATCCTGCTTCCGGTGAAACCATCGCTACGGTCAATCAGGGAGAAGAAGCTGATATTAATCAGGCAATGCAGGCGGCGTCAGACGCTTTTCATGGTGCATGGGCACGAACTTCCCCTCTGGAACGGGGAAACTGCCTGAACCGACTGGCGGATTTGCTGCAAGAAAATGGTGAGGAGTTGGCTCAGCTGGAAAGTTTATGTTCCGGTAAACCCATTCAGTTATCCCGTATGCTGGAAGTCGGAGCATCTGCTGACTATCTGCGTTATTTTGCCGGATGGTCGAGCAAAATCAGTGGCGAAACCCTGAATGTTTCATTGCCATCATTGAAAGGGGAGAAATATACCGCTTTTACCCGTCGTGAACCCATTGGCGTGGTTGTTGGGATTATTCCGTGGAATTTTTCCATAATGATTGCTATCTGGAAGCTGGGGGCAGCGCTGGCCAGTGGTTGTACGATAGTGCTCAAGCCCAGTGAATATACTCCCTTAATCATACTTCGTGTCGCTGAACTGGCAAAAGAAGCGGGTATTCCTGATGGTGTCATCAATATCATCAATGGCTCCGGTTCTCGTGTTGGATCAGCGCTGATAAGCCATCCTCAATGTTCTAAAGTTACTTTTACAGGCTCTGTTCCAACAGGCATGATCGTGGGTAAATCTGCTTTGGAGCAAGGATTGAAGCATACAACGTTGGAGCTTGGGGGCAAAAATGCAGCCGCTTTTCTGTCAGATATGACGGTTGAAAAAATTGTTGATGGTATTTTGGAAGCGGGATATGTCTATCAGGGGCAAATCTGTGCGGCTGCGGAACGTTTCTATATTCCATCAATTCACATGGATGCGGTATTGGAATTATTGTCTGAGCGCTTGTCCGCCATGAAAATAGGCTCTCCTCTTGATGAATCAACAGAAATGGGGCCATTGGCGAATAAGCAGCATTACGAAAAAATCCTCTCCTTGTTTGAACAAGCACGTCAGGATGGCTGTGAAATTGTCTATGGCGGCTATGCGTTGGAGGGAGCGGGATTTTTTGTCGCCCCCACCATTGTCAGGGCCAATAGTCCTGAAGACACATTAATGAAAGAAGAGACATTCGGGCCGATTGGCACTTTTCTCAGTTACGATGATGAGGAAGAACTGATTGGCATGATGAATTCGACTCCATTTGGTTTGTCTGCCAGTTTATGGACAAATGATCTCAGTAAAGCGATGCGTATGATCCCTCGTATTGAGTCCGGGATTCTGTGGATCAATATGCATACATACTTAGATCCATCAGTTCCATTTGGCGGTATGAAATCTTCCGGCATTGGCCGTGAATTCGGCAGTGCATTTATTGAACATTATACAGAGCTGAAGTCAGTGATGATGCGTTATTGA
- the rsmC gene encoding 16S rRNA (guanine(1207)-N(2))-methyltransferase RsmC translates to MSVLTPASEVILRHHEQFHSHHLLFAGDLQDNLATEIEAASVRVHTNQYHHWQSLIRQLGDNAQFGLLADSPFIKGCDTLIYYWPKSKQEARFQLRNLFSILPSGTDIFIVGENRSGVRSVDKLMEGIATFRKIDTARRCSLFYGQLKNQVQFDQNNWWNSYQIGDVTVNTLPGVFSQDDLDVGSRLLLSTFDAPISGSLLDIACGSGVLATVLGKKNPDLALTLSDVNAAAITSSKATLKANKLEGSVVTSNVYSAIEEKFNWIVSNPPFHDGLKTNLTAADDMIRMAPNYLKSGGKLRIVANSFLPYPDLLDKAFGNHEVLAQTGKFKVYQATKR, encoded by the coding sequence ATGTCAGTATTAACCCCGGCCAGTGAAGTTATCCTGCGCCATCATGAGCAATTCCATTCTCATCATCTGCTCTTTGCCGGTGATCTTCAGGATAATCTGGCAACGGAAATCGAAGCTGCAAGTGTGCGAGTGCATACTAACCAATATCACCACTGGCAATCCCTGATCCGCCAACTCGGTGACAATGCTCAATTTGGCCTTCTGGCAGACAGCCCGTTTATCAAAGGATGTGATACGCTGATTTATTACTGGCCAAAAAGCAAGCAAGAAGCACGTTTCCAGTTACGCAATCTGTTTTCTATTCTGCCTTCCGGTACCGATATTTTTATTGTGGGTGAAAACCGTAGCGGTGTACGCAGCGTTGATAAGCTCATGGAAGGCATTGCGACTTTCCGCAAAATTGACACCGCCCGCCGTTGCAGTTTGTTTTATGGTCAACTGAAAAATCAGGTTCAGTTTGATCAAAACAACTGGTGGAACAGCTATCAAATCGGTGATGTCACCGTCAATACGCTGCCCGGTGTGTTCAGCCAGGATGATTTAGATGTTGGTAGCCGCTTACTGCTTTCAACTTTTGATGCGCCAATTTCTGGCAGCCTATTGGATATTGCCTGTGGTTCAGGCGTACTGGCAACGGTGCTGGGTAAGAAAAATCCTGATTTAGCGCTGACACTGAGCGATGTTAATGCGGCTGCAATCACATCCAGTAAAGCAACACTGAAAGCCAATAAGCTGGAAGGTAGTGTTGTCACCAGTAATGTGTATTCTGCCATTGAAGAGAAATTCAACTGGATTGTTTCCAATCCTCCGTTCCATGATGGTTTGAAAACTAACCTGACTGCCGCTGACGATATGATCCGCATGGCACCGAATTATCTGAAATCCGGGGGGAAGTTGCGGATCGTTGCAAACTCTTTCCTGCCTTACCCTGACTTGCTGGATAAAGCCTTTGGCAACCATGAAGTGCTTGCCCAGACAGGTAAATTCAAAGTGTATCAGGCAACAAAGAGATAA
- a CDS encoding DNA polymerase III subunit psi — protein sequence MTKRDRLLSRLGITQWVLRNPMVLQGELSVLIPDSTRLLIITHDHIDLSHSLFDDIFTAMGIDASRVYCITTKDVELLSESIHCPCWLLGVDITVSIQGISLRSPALNDLFLDGNAKRALWQQIYHYEEHFSINSR from the coding sequence ATGACGAAGCGTGACAGATTACTCTCCCGATTGGGGATCACCCAATGGGTTTTGCGCAACCCAATGGTTTTGCAAGGTGAATTATCTGTCCTCATCCCTGATTCAACCCGTCTATTGATCATTACCCATGATCATATCGACTTAAGTCATTCATTGTTTGATGATATTTTTACCGCTATGGGGATTGATGCCTCACGGGTATATTGCATCACGACAAAAGATGTTGAGCTACTTTCGGAATCAATCCATTGCCCATGCTGGCTGTTGGGGGTTGATATTACCGTATCAATACAAGGGATTTCTTTGAGAAGCCCGGCATTAAATGACTTATTTCTTGATGGGAACGCAAAACGCGCTCTTTGGCAACAAATTTACCATTATGAAGAACATTTCTCTATTAACTCCCGTTGA
- the rimI gene encoding ribosomal protein S18-alanine N-acetyltransferase, protein MKNISLLTPVDLPLAFQIEQASHAFPWSDKTFYSNQGERYLNYKITLNDRIVGFAITQYVMDEATLFNIAIHPEHQSRGYGRELLTHLINILPEKQINTLWLEVRRSNQSAIRLYEDVGFNEVSIRKNYYPTAAGKEDAIIMALPLFGGDW, encoded by the coding sequence ATGAAGAACATTTCTCTATTAACTCCCGTTGATCTTCCTTTAGCATTTCAAATAGAACAGGCCAGTCATGCGTTTCCCTGGAGTGACAAAACATTTTACTCCAACCAGGGAGAACGCTATCTCAACTATAAAATTACGTTGAATGACCGGATTGTTGGTTTTGCGATAACGCAATATGTCATGGATGAAGCCACACTATTTAATATAGCCATTCATCCTGAACATCAATCAAGAGGATATGGCAGGGAATTGTTGACTCATCTCATCAATATATTGCCTGAAAAGCAAATAAACACGTTGTGGCTTGAAGTACGGCGTTCCAATCAGTCCGCTATCCGTTTATATGAAGATGTGGGTTTCAACGAAGTCTCTATCCGCAAGAATTATTACCCGACTGCGGCAGGAAAGGAAGATGCCATTATTATGGCGTTACCGTTGTTTGGTGGGGATTGGTAG
- a CDS encoding DUF6088 family protein: MTISQSIKQRIYGYQSGELFTSESFLTLGSRTAIDKTLSRLVEKKEIERIARGVFTKPKVNRFIGKVL, translated from the coding sequence ATGACAATTTCACAATCAATAAAGCAGCGTATTTACGGCTATCAATCAGGCGAGTTATTTACAAGCGAATCTTTTTTGACTTTGGGCTCCCGTACAGCGATTGATAAGACACTTTCGCGTTTGGTTGAGAAGAAAGAAATTGAACGTATTGCACGGGGTGTTTTTACCAAGCCAAAAGTCAATCGATTTATCGGAAAAGTGTTGTAG